The Clupea harengus chromosome 13, Ch_v2.0.2, whole genome shotgun sequence DNA window AACACAACATGACATGAAAATGCACTTACAGCACCTATGAATTTAAAGCCGTTGTTTTAACAATAGTTATTAATACAGCAGCACCAAACTATGATGGAACAAGAACTTAAATCTCAGTCATCACAGTcctttttgtatttaaaaaacacGAGACAAACATAATTAGCCAATGTCAATAACACTGTGGCTTTATTTCTCCCACAGGGAATAGCAGCAAGGACAGGATACAGTGCAACATTTAGCAAAGGCCAGAGGACTAAATGTGCAAGCTTATCATTCaaagtacatttttaaagtgACTTTAAATATTCATATTATTAAATAACTGTTGATGGCTGACGGTCACAGATGGCCAGATCTAGAGTCACAGCCTGTGctgagttttttcttttttttccgaaAGGCTTCTGCTTGACGGGGTTCTTCAGTATGTAGCTGATCTCCACCGGCCCCGTCCTTTCTGCGAACTGCTTCCAGGCTGCCTAGTTGTAGTCCAAGATCTCAGCAGCCTGTGTTTAAGtgttctctgtgagtgtgtgtgtgtatgtgtgtgagtgtgtgtgtgttctgtgtgtgtgagtgtgtgtgtgtatgtgtgtgtgtatgtgtgtgagtgtgtgtgtgagtgttctgtgtgtgtgtgtgtgtgtgtgtgtgtgtgtgttctgtgtgtgtgtgtgtgtttaatagtcTATTCGGAAAATACATTCGCATAGATTTCTTTGCAAACAGTCGAAGAACCTGAACCATAAGAGTAGTcttacattttactttttttaattattcatccAATATGGAGTCTTAACATGTACTTGATTGTCTTATCATCtttaaatacaaacaaaaatactttgtgataaaaaaaatggctgTTGTTTACAATCTCATGTCTATAATACCCCATTATCGCCAGTCAAGAGTGTGTAATACGCAAACATCAGCCGCACCACCGAAAAAACAAGAAAACGGCGATTTCAACGTAATCGTTCCAAAATCCTACTGCAGGTAAACAAAATCCTCCTTTACGTCACCAACACACTTGTGGTGCGACAGGCTCCTTTGTGAGGAGAAGCTCTTTCCGCACCGGTCACAGCCGAAGCGTCTCTCGCCCGTGTGGACCTGCAGGTGGACCTTCAGGTTGTTGGCCTGGCTGAAGCTCTTCCCGCACTGGGCACAAGAGAACGGCTTCTCCCCGGTGTGCACCCTCATGTGCCGGTTGAGGTTCTGCGCCACGCTGAAGCTCTTGCCGCAGACGTCGCAGCTGTGCGGCTTCTCGCCGGTGTGCACGCGCTGGTGCAGGTCCAGGCTGCTCTGCTTGGTGAAGGTCTTGGCGCACAGGCCGCAGCTGAACGGCTTGCCCTCGCTGTGCACCAGCCGGTGCGCGGTGAAGTAGCTCAGCGAGCTGTAGCTCTGGCCGCAGACCTCGCACACGAACGGTTTGGCGCCCCGGTGCACCTGCCAGTGGGCCTTGAGCGTGCCGCTGGCGTGGAACTGCTTGCCGCACTCCTCGCAGGCGTACGGCCGCTCGGCGGCGTGGGTCAGCTGGTGCCGCTTGAGGTAGTTGGCCGAGCGGAAGCTCTTGGCACAGGTGGGGCACGCGTAGGGCTTCTCGCCGCTGTGGATGCGCTGGTGGACCTTGAGCGAGTGCAGCTGGTTGTAGCTCTTGCCGCACGTGTCGCAGATGAAGCCCTTCTCGCCCGTGTGGATGCGGCGGTGCACCTGCAGGTGGCTGGACTGCGTGAAGCCCCTCTGGCACACGTCGCAGCTGTAGGCCTTCACGCCCGTGTGGATCAGCTGGTGGCGGACCAGGTTGGGGCCGATGCTGAAACACTTGCCGCAGATCTCGCAGCTGAAGGCTTTCTCCGCCGTGTGAACCCtttggtgtgtgttgaaggCGCTTTTCATGCTGAAACTCCTGCCACACTTCTCGCAGGTGTACGGCTTCTCGCCCGTGTGTACCCTCTGGTGGGATTTGAGCCCACTCTTTTGGCTAAAACAATTCCCACAAACGTCGCATCTAAATGGCTTTTCTCCTTTGTGAACGGTAAGCATGTGGACGTTCAAGCTGCGGCGCGCGGTGAAGCTCTTGGCGCATGTAACGCAGCTGTGCGGCCTCTTCCCCGTGTGAACGACCTGGTGGGTGCGCAACTCCTTCACCTTGGGGAAGACCATCCCACACAGTCTGCACCCGAagcgtctctctcctctgtgatcAGTCTTCCAGTGGAGCTTCAGGCTGCATTTGGCTGGGAAACTGACCCCGCACACGGTGCAGCTCGAAGTGCTCTCCCCCTCGAAAACCACCTGGTGTTCTTTGAGGTGAGACTGCGTGCCAAAGATCTTCCCACAGTAGGCGCACTTGAATCGCCGCTCCCCCTTGTGCACAGTGAGCTGATGGACGTTGAGACTGCACCGGGCGGTGAAGCCCTTCCCACACTGTTTGCACTTGAAGGGCTTCTCGCCCGTGTGGACCACCTGGTGGGCTTTCAGATTGCTCTGCTTGCTAAACGCCTTCCCGCAGTGACTGCAGCTGAAACCCTGTGCCGGTTGAACGGAGTATGACTTCCGGACCCTTCCGCGGCCTCGTGAACGCTGGCTCCTGCAGTTCAGAGACGGAGGGCCGTCCAGCTCATTTGCAGTACTTTCAAGGGAATCAGGAACAACTTCTGCAGTGTTGGTCCTAGACTCTGTGGAATTGCAAAAACACAGTATTGGTTATCCCAGGCTTTTTACAGGGCCCAATTCTTGTTCTTGTAGTCTGCAAAGTAGGCTGACACAAGAACCAACATACCATCGATCCGATGCTTGGTGTTGTTTTCATCTGGCAGCTCTGTGGTTTTCACGTTACCTGAAAACTGACGGAAGAAGATGACAATGTCACccatttttattttccttcttgTTCATATACCGGTAATCCACTTTAAAGGCAGCCAATAGCGTGTTATATAATATCAAGGAGAGTTATGGGTTGAGAAGAAGAGCAGTTTGGTGGGAAAATAGAAACAAGTCACTGATTTAAACTTACTGTGTCTAAAACACCCACCTGGCCTTCCTCACTAGATACTCTCTGGCATGTAACTGAAACAAAATGCATATATCATTAAGGTTCACTCATGTATTGGTTTTAGAGTTGATGCTGATCACAGTGTCAGTTGGCATTAACATAGGCAGAATTTTGCCATTTGTTATTTTTTCCTGTTGACAGTTCAGCTATTAGGTAGTTCATGTTagctaaaaatgaaaaaataatgcaTCAACCACAAATGTGGGAATGTCTGTTAAAAAAACGGAACGTCATCTTTCCACACGGAAAGTCAAGAAGTTAAATGAACCTACCCAATGAAAGTCCATTAACAGTATCTCCAGCTTGGATCCCAACAGAGAGGCAGGATTTGAAAGTAGGTCTGTTTCCATCTAGTTCTTCACGGCAGCCTGTTGCATCTCCAGGTTTGCTCTCCAGTGACAGAATCTTTGAATGCAGGGCTTCATATTTGATCTGATAGTCCTTGATTTCTAACTGTAGCGTGGCAGACACCTCCTGCATTAGAGTGACGATTTTATCCATGGCATCTCTGGATAGCCTCCCCAAAATTGCGGACAGGAACATCTGTTGatagatgcaaaaaaaaagtaacaatACGAGGAACGGCTGCGCGCATTTCCGTCTCACTGCTCCACATCCTGATTCATTCACATGGACATTACTTCACTAGCAGACCAGGCGTGGGATTTGGTCATTATGTAGGATCTCCCTCTATATTGCAGTAAGTTCCCTGTTGTTTTCCATCATCCTCAAACAAGGTTGAGGTAAGTTTTAAGTTACGGTAGTTTGTATAACGCTGACATAAAACACGTGCGCTTATATAGAGACTGAGGCATGTCGAATAGAGGCAAAGGTTACTCACTGTGTATTTCTCATTGTCCGTCTCCGCTTCAGATAAATGACCTGCATCTTTTTTGGCCTCTCTGCAAGGCATCTCTTTGCATGTCAGAGTAACGATTCCATCGACATACCTACTTATTTCAGTAACAGCTGCCTCAACAAATACTTGTATAACGGCGGCTAACGCTGTTCGAAAAGCGCCATGATCTGACATTTCTTAACCAATTTCCCCTAGTCTGAATATTGTTCAGATACTGAACttcatgtgtgtggtttgtttgtatCAGAGAATTTCCGAAAAAATTGGAACCGGAAGTTTTGCTTTCCTTTTCCAGGGTATAC harbors:
- the LOC105900291 gene encoding zinc finger protein 260-like isoform X2, with the protein product MSDHGAFRTALAAVIQVFVEAAVTEISRYVDGIVTLTCKEMPCREAKKDAGHLSEAETDNEKYTMFLSAILGRLSRDAMDKIVTLMQEVSATLQLEIKDYQIKYEALHSKILSLESKPGDATGCREELDGNRPTFKSCLSVGIQAGDTVNGLSLVTCQRVSSEEGQFSGNVKTTELPDENNTKHRIDESRTNTAEVVPDSLESTANELDGPPSLNCRSQRSRGRGRVRKSYSVQPAQGFSCSHCGKAFSKQSNLKAHQVVHTGEKPFKCKQCGKGFTARCSLNVHQLTVHKGERRFKCAYCGKIFGTQSHLKEHQVVFEGESTSSCTVCGVSFPAKCSLKLHWKTDHRGERRFGCRLCGMVFPKVKELRTHQVVHTGKRPHSCVTCAKSFTARRSLNVHMLTVHKGEKPFRCDVCGNCFSQKSGLKSHQRVHTGEKPYTCEKCGRSFSMKSAFNTHQRVHTAEKAFSCEICGKCFSIGPNLVRHQLIHTGVKAYSCDVCQRGFTQSSHLQVHRRIHTGEKGFICDTCGKSYNQLHSLKVHQRIHSGEKPYACPTCAKSFRSANYLKRHQLTHAAERPYACEECGKQFHASGTLKAHWQVHRGAKPFVCEVCGQSYSSLSYFTAHRLVHSEGKPFSCGLCAKTFTKQSSLDLHQRVHTGEKPHSCDVCGKSFSVAQNLNRHMRVHTGEKPFSCAQCGKSFSQANNLKVHLQVHTGERRFGCDRCGKSFSSQRSLSHHKCVGDVKEDFVYLQ
- the LOC105900291 gene encoding zinc finger protein 260-like isoform X1, encoding MSDHGAFRTALAAVIQVFVEAAVTEISRYVDGIVTLTCKEMPCREAKKDAGHLSEAETDNEKYTMFLSAILGRLSRDAMDKIVTLMQEVSATLQLEIKDYQIKYEALHSKILSLESKPGDATGCREELDGNRPTFKSCLSVGIQAGDTVNGLSLVTCQRVSSEEGQVGVLDTFSGNVKTTELPDENNTKHRIDESRTNTAEVVPDSLESTANELDGPPSLNCRSQRSRGRGRVRKSYSVQPAQGFSCSHCGKAFSKQSNLKAHQVVHTGEKPFKCKQCGKGFTARCSLNVHQLTVHKGERRFKCAYCGKIFGTQSHLKEHQVVFEGESTSSCTVCGVSFPAKCSLKLHWKTDHRGERRFGCRLCGMVFPKVKELRTHQVVHTGKRPHSCVTCAKSFTARRSLNVHMLTVHKGEKPFRCDVCGNCFSQKSGLKSHQRVHTGEKPYTCEKCGRSFSMKSAFNTHQRVHTAEKAFSCEICGKCFSIGPNLVRHQLIHTGVKAYSCDVCQRGFTQSSHLQVHRRIHTGEKGFICDTCGKSYNQLHSLKVHQRIHSGEKPYACPTCAKSFRSANYLKRHQLTHAAERPYACEECGKQFHASGTLKAHWQVHRGAKPFVCEVCGQSYSSLSYFTAHRLVHSEGKPFSCGLCAKTFTKQSSLDLHQRVHTGEKPHSCDVCGKSFSVAQNLNRHMRVHTGEKPFSCAQCGKSFSQANNLKVHLQVHTGERRFGCDRCGKSFSSQRSLSHHKCVGDVKEDFVYLQ